GGCAGTGAGTATGACTGAACAAAGCGCAGAGAATAGCACGGAACATTAAAAGAAGCTTAACTGTGCGCTCTGTAGTTCTGGCTTAAGCATCACATTAAGTCCCAATAGGCGAATTTCACGACCATTTTGACGTTTAAGGACGTCTCGCAATAACTGGCGAAAATCATCCAACTCCAACTGAGGATAAATATGTTCAATGGTGGTTAACTGAAAATCAGCAAACTTCACTTTTATTCCTTGCTTGATGATCGCTTTATCAGGGCTCGCTTTCGCTAAGCGTACTTCGAGCTCTGGAAACAACTTTTCTTCAATCACTTGCCAGCACTCTTCATAACTGCTGATATTTTGACTAAAGGTACGCTCTACCCCGACAGATTTTCGCTCTCTTTCGACCACAACGTCCCGTTCATCAATACCATGGCTACGTTTCCACAATGACTCACCTTGGCGGCCAAACTTGCGCAAAAGCTCACGGTAGTCCGCGTGTTTTATATCCTCACACAAGTAGAAGCCAGCTTGATGGAGCTTTTCTAAGCTAACTTTTCCAACCCCTGGGATCTTTTCCAGTGGCAGTTTGTCCACCACCTGTTGTACTTGATCTGGAGGGATCACAAACTGACCATTGGGCTTGTTAATATCCGAGGCCACTTTGGCAAGAAACTTAATTGGAGCGACACCTGCGGACGCCGTCAGATTCAATTCGTTAAAAATATCACGGCGGATCGCTTCAGCAATCAGTGTTGCAGAACCACGACAAGCAACGGCATGTGTTACATCAAGATAGGCTTCATCGAGAGAAAGAGGTTCAATTATGGAGGTATAACGTTCAAAGATTGCCCTTATCTGGCGAGATACCTGTTTGTAGACATCCATTCGCCCTCTTACTACCTGTAAGTTTGGACACAACTGAATCGCACGGGCGGTAGGCATAGCACTACGCACACCAAATTTGCGAGCTTCGTAGTTACACGTACTGATCACGCCACGCTGCTTCTCACTTCCCCCGACGGCAAGCGGTCTACCACGATATTCCGGGAAATCACGCATTTCAACCGCAGCAAAAAAACAATCCATATCCACATGGATGATCTTTTTTATCTGCTCTGACATTACGCCACCAAAAAATACTGTCTAAAAAAACAGTATAGTTAATTAGTCATCTTTTTTAAACTGTTTCACGCTACCTGTGTACCAGTTTTTCAGGTTACTGATAGCTCACACAGTTGTAACTCTTTATGATAACTCGCATAACGAGAGAATGAATGGAAGCAACGTGAATAGAAAGATTTTGCTGGTCGAAGATAGCCTCACTCTTCGTAACTATCTGGAGCAATTACTGACGCAATCTGGTTATGAAGTACTCAGCGCGAAAAGCATCAATGAAGCCAATGAGATTTTACTCCAGCATCAGGCGTTTCTCTGTTGCATCATCGATTACTGCTTACCGGACGCTAGCGATGGAGAAGCGATTGAGTTAGCACTCGCTTACCAACACAAGGTCATTGTTATCACCGCCCGATTTAACCCTCAGTTACGTGAAAAGATGCAAGCTAAAGGGGTTGTCGATTACTTGCTTAAAGACAGCACAGCCTCGGTCGCCTATGTACTTCCTCTAGTACAAAGACTTGAAAAAAATCAGCAGCACAAATGTTTGGTGGTTGACGATTCGCAAACCGTGCGCAACCACGTAGTACAACTGCTTGAACATCAATACATCACCACGCTTGAGGCGGAAAATGGTGAGCAAGCACTAACACTTTTACAAAATGACCCGGATATCAGCTTTGTGATCACCGATCATGATATGCCCCAAAAAGATGGGGTCACTATGATTCGCGAAGTTCGCCAAACATGGGACAAGAACCGACTCGCTATTTTAGGCTTATCCGCATCTGAAGACCCAACGCTGACTGCTCAGTTCTTAAAAGCGGGCGCGAATGACTTCCTCAATAAACCTTTCCACCCTGAAGAATTTTACTGTCGAGTACATCAAATCCTCGATATGAAAGAAGCAAGTAATGAGCTATTTCGTATGGCCAATCAGGATGCACTAACTGGGCTATGGAATCG
This is a stretch of genomic DNA from Vibrio panuliri. It encodes these proteins:
- a CDS encoding response regulator translates to MNRKILLVEDSLTLRNYLEQLLTQSGYEVLSAKSINEANEILLQHQAFLCCIIDYCLPDASDGEAIELALAYQHKVIVITARFNPQLREKMQAKGVVDYLLKDSTASVAYVLPLVQRLEKNQQHKCLVVDDSQTVRNHVVQLLEHQYITTLEAENGEQALTLLQNDPDISFVITDHDMPQKDGVTMIREVRQTWDKNRLAILGLSASEDPTLTAQFLKAGANDFLNKPFHPEEFYCRVHQILDMKEASNELFRMANQDALTGLWNRRYLFNQTCDGCQQRNIAMLDIDHFKQVNDTYGHDGGDSALVTIAKILQLYFPNDLVARFGGEEFCIQACGEFDHFTDQLEKLRKRVEKTTIYHQEREIKVTISIGVAVAMPSLDEQIKQADDRLYLAKESGRNRVISC
- the dinB gene encoding DNA polymerase IV — protein: MSEQIKKIIHVDMDCFFAAVEMRDFPEYRGRPLAVGGSEKQRGVISTCNYEARKFGVRSAMPTARAIQLCPNLQVVRGRMDVYKQVSRQIRAIFERYTSIIEPLSLDEAYLDVTHAVACRGSATLIAEAIRRDIFNELNLTASAGVAPIKFLAKVASDINKPNGQFVIPPDQVQQVVDKLPLEKIPGVGKVSLEKLHQAGFYLCEDIKHADYRELLRKFGRQGESLWKRSHGIDERDVVVERERKSVGVERTFSQNISSYEECWQVIEEKLFPELEVRLAKASPDKAIIKQGIKVKFADFQLTTIEHIYPQLELDDFRQLLRDVLKRQNGREIRLLGLNVMLKPELQSAQLSFF